A segment of the Bacillus licheniformis DSM 13 = ATCC 14580 genome:
TTGAAAGCCTGCTCGACATGGGGGTCGACTGCTTTAAGACCGATTTCGGAGAACGGATTCCGAGTGACGCTGTTTACTTTGACGGATCAGATCCCGAAAGAATGCACAATTATTATTCTTATTTATACAACAAGACCGTATTTGACTTGTTGAGGCAAAAGCGCGGCGAACGGGAAGCGGTCGTGTTTGCAAGGTCTGCGACGGCCGGCGGCCAGCAATTTCCCGTACACTGGGGCGGGGATTGTTTTGCCAGCTATGATTCAATGGCTGAAAGCCTGCGCGGCGGCCTGTCGCTTTCTCTTTCAGGCTTCGGCTTCTGGAGCCATGATATCGGCGGATTTGAAAGCACGGCAACAGCCGATTTGTATAAGCGCTGGACCGCATTCGGCCTCTTGTCGACGCACAGCCGCCTGCACGGGAGCGAGTCATACCGCGTTCCGTGGCTGTTTGACGAAGAAGCGGCCGATGTCATGCGGTATTTTGTCAAACTGAAGCACAGGCTGATGCCTTATTTGTACGCCGCTGCACATGAAGCGCACGCTGAAGGCATTCCGATGATGCGGGCGATGCTCCTCGAATTTCCCGGAGACAACACCTGCCACTGGCTTGACAGACAGTACATGCTCGGCGGAAGGCTGCTCGTCGCTCCCGTTTTTCAGGAAGACGGCGCTGTCCGTTATTATTTGCCAAAAGGCACGTGGACACACCTTTTGACGGGAAAAGAGACGGAAGGCGGAGAATGGAAAGAAGAACGGTACGGCTATATGAGGCTTCCCCTGTTCGTCAGGGAAAACACACTGCTGCCGCTGGGGCAGGAATCCGGGCGACCTGATTATGATTATCTCGACGATGTGACGTTCTGCCTCTATCATTTAAAAGACGGCTGTACAGCCGAACAGACGATTTACAATGAAAAGGGCGAAGCAATGACACTCAGAGCTTCACGGCATCAAAATACGATTGCCGTGAAAACAACGGGCGTCCAAAAGAACTGGAAGCTGCTCCTCCGCGGTCTTTCTGTCACCTCTGTTATTAACGGAGCTGCGGAAGCGCTTCAGGAGGGAACAGCGGTTCAGCCAAAAGAAAAAGAACGGGATGTCTTCATTTATTTCTAAAAAGGAGTGATCAGGATGCTGAAAACGGTCCGCATCATCATATTGGGCGCAATGTGCACGATCCTTTCCGCCGCCGGTTTCGATCCGCCGCAGCCCGCAGCCGCTAAAAGCCAGGCTGATGAATATGAGTATCCCTTTCAAGATCCCAGTCTCCCTGTACAAAAAAGAGTCAGCGACTTGCTTTCACGGCTGACCCTTGAGGAAAAAGTGTCACTGATGCATCAATATCAGCCCGCCGTTCCCCGGCTGGGCATTCCCGCTTTTAAAACGGGCACAGAAGCGCTTCACGGCGTCGCCTGGCTCGGGGAAGCAACCGTTTTCCCGCAGGCTTTCGGGCTCGCGCACACATGGGACCGCTATTTAATCAAACAAATCGGCTCGGCGGTCGGTGATGAAGTCCGCGGCTTCCACCACCTTGATCCCGCGGCAAACGGAGTCAACGTCTGGGCGCCGGTCGTCGATCTGCTGCGTGATCCAAGGTGGGGAAGAAATGAAGAAGGCTATTCCGAAGACCCCTTTTTAACCGGGGAAATAGCAACCGCCTATGCCTCCGGGTTAAGGGGCGATCATCCCTTCTATTTGAAAACAGTTCCAACCTTAAAGCATTTTCTTGCCTATAACAACGAAACAGACCGGGGATTCAGCTCCTCAAGCATCGATCCCAGGAACATGCACGAGTATTATTTGAAGCCCTTCGAAACAGCAATTTCCAAAAAAGCCGCGTATGGACTGATGCCGGCCTACAATTCTGTCAACGATAAACCGGCCATTTTGAGCCCGCTGCTCGACAGTACAGTCAAACGTAGATGGGCCGGAGACGATTTCTTCATCGTCAGCGATGCCTTTGATCCTTCCGGAATCGTCAATGACCACAAGTATTATGACAGCCACGAAAAAGCCCATGCCCACGCCGTAAAAGCCGGCATTGACAACTTTACGGATCAGGGGGAAAATCCCGAGCTGACGAGAAACGCCTTAACCGGTGCCTTAAAGCAAGGCCTTATTTCTGAAAAAGACCTCGATCAAGCCTTGGCCAATACGTTCAGCATCCGTTTTCGCACGGGCGAATTTGATCCGGACGAACTCAATCCGTACAGCCGCCTGACAGATGACGTCATCAACAGTCCAAAGCATCAGCTGCTGGCGAAAAAAGCGGCTGAAAAAGCCATTGTTTTACTGAAAAACGACCAGGATCTGCTTCCTTTCAATGCCCGGAAGAATGAAAGCATTGCAGTCATCGGCCCGTTCGGAAATGCGCTTTACGAAGATTGGTACAGCGGAACGATGCCGTATCGGAAAACCCCGCTTGACGAAATCGCGGACAAAATCGGCAAAGACCGCGTCTCCTTTGCTGAAGGTCTGGAACAAAGCGGCTTCAAATCCGCGCTGACCGGAAAGTTTGTAACTGCAGGCCGGGACGGCAAACAACCGCTCACAGCAGCGGCTGATAAGCTTGAGAAAAGCGCGGCATTCGATGCGGCGGATTGGGGAGAAAGCATCTTCACCCTCCGCGCCCAAGCGAACGGCCTCTATGTCTCGCTTCAGGATGACGGCCGGCTGATCGCTGATCAGAAACAGCCGAACGGCCGGACCGTTAAAGAAACATTTCAGTTCGAACAGCAGTCTGACGGGACATTTGCCATCAAAAATACGGCAAACGGCAAATATCTCACCGCCGGTAAAGACGGCACATTAACAGCCGCCGCCGAAAAGCCGGCAACAGCAGCGGAAAAGTTTTCAAAGACGATCATCAAGAGCGGTACGGATGAAGCGGTTCAGCTGGCAAAATCCGCGGACAAAGCCATCGTGTTTGTCGGCAACAATCCTTACATCAACGGCCGGGAAACCGAAGACCGGAAAGATATTACACTCCCTCCGGCCCAGGAAAATCTGCTGAAAGCTGTTTCTAAAGCCAATACCAATACGGTGCTTGTCGTAACGAGCAGCTATCCGTTTGCTCTCAACTGGGCAAAAGCGCACATTCCTGCGATCATATATTCCGCTCACGGAGGCCAGGAGGCGGGAAGCGCATTGGCGGACATTCTCTATGGAGATGTAAATCCGGGCGGACGGCTGACGCAAACTTGGCACACCTCAGTCAAAGAACTGCCGGATATGATGAATTACGATATCATCAAAGGGAAAAGAACCTATAAATATTTCGTAGGCAAGCCGCTGTTTCCGTTCGGCCACGGGTTATCCTATACAGCGTTTCGCTACAGCGATTTAAGCCTTTCCTCTGACAGCATCAAAAAAGACGGATCTGTCACGATTCGCGTCAACGTCACCAATACAGGCGGAAGAAAAGGAGATGAAGTCGTTCAGCTCTATACCTCTCCCCTGTTTAAAACACGGGTTAAACAGCCGAACCTGGACCTGAAAGATTTTCAGCGGGTTGAACTGGCACCGAAAGAAACGAAAACCGTGACATTCAAGCTGAAACAGACAGACCTTGCCTTTTGGGATGTGACGAGAGAAACATTTGCCGTTGAAAGAGGCCCTTACAGAATATCCGTCGGCAGCTCGGCGGCGGACATCCGCAAGACAAAGCGGATCTTCGTCCAAGGCGAAACAATTCGGGAACGGAACTTGCGCCGAAAGACAAACGCTGAAGACTACGACGACTACAAAGGCGTGCTCATCACCGAAGAATCCAAATACGGCGGCGATGCGGTAAAAAGCAGTACAACAAACGCGTGGATCGCCTACCATGATGTCCGCTTCAAAGGCGAAAAAAGGATAGAAGCAAAGGTTGCAAG
Coding sequences within it:
- a CDS encoding glycoside hydrolase family 3 protein yields the protein MLKTVRIIILGAMCTILSAAGFDPPQPAAAKSQADEYEYPFQDPSLPVQKRVSDLLSRLTLEEKVSLMHQYQPAVPRLGIPAFKTGTEALHGVAWLGEATVFPQAFGLAHTWDRYLIKQIGSAVGDEVRGFHHLDPAANGVNVWAPVVDLLRDPRWGRNEEGYSEDPFLTGEIATAYASGLRGDHPFYLKTVPTLKHFLAYNNETDRGFSSSSIDPRNMHEYYLKPFETAISKKAAYGLMPAYNSVNDKPAILSPLLDSTVKRRWAGDDFFIVSDAFDPSGIVNDHKYYDSHEKAHAHAVKAGIDNFTDQGENPELTRNALTGALKQGLISEKDLDQALANTFSIRFRTGEFDPDELNPYSRLTDDVINSPKHQLLAKKAAEKAIVLLKNDQDLLPFNARKNESIAVIGPFGNALYEDWYSGTMPYRKTPLDEIADKIGKDRVSFAEGLEQSGFKSALTGKFVTAGRDGKQPLTAAADKLEKSAAFDAADWGESIFTLRAQANGLYVSLQDDGRLIADQKQPNGRTVKETFQFEQQSDGTFAIKNTANGKYLTAGKDGTLTAAAEKPATAAEKFSKTIIKSGTDEAVQLAKSADKAIVFVGNNPYINGRETEDRKDITLPPAQENLLKAVSKANTNTVLVVTSSYPFALNWAKAHIPAIIYSAHGGQEAGSALADILYGDVNPGGRLTQTWHTSVKELPDMMNYDIIKGKRTYKYFVGKPLFPFGHGLSYTAFRYSDLSLSSDSIKKDGSVTIRVNVTNTGGRKGDEVVQLYTSPLFKTRVKQPNLDLKDFQRVELAPKETKTVTFKLKQTDLAFWDVTRETFAVERGPYRISVGSSAADIRKTKRIFVQGETIRERNLRRKTNAEDYDDYKGVLITEESKYGGDAVKSSTTNAWIAYHDVRFKGEKRIEAKVASSGAGEIGIFLDHPQKGKQIGSLKVPDTSGLQNWKTVKASVRKSTGTHRVFFVFKGKVAIDSFQFER